TGGTGGATCGACCTTCCACTAAATCGACAAAAACCGTTTTTTTAGCATATTCGCTTCCGATTACTTTCTTGTCTTTATAGTCCGCGCCTTTGGTTAAAACGTCGGGCTTAACGGCTTTGATCAGCTCGATCGGAGTCGGCTCGTCGAACGTCGTCACAAAATCGACAAACGCCAGCGCCGCGAGCATATAGGCGCGATCCTCCTCGCAAACGACGGGGCGACCTTCGCCCTTAATCAACCCGACGCTTTTATCGCTATTTAACCCCACGATCAGCAGATCGCCTAGCTCTCTGCTCTTTTTCAAATACTCTATATGCCCGCGGTGGAGCAGATCGAAACAGCCGTTTGTAAATACGACCTTCCGTCCGCTTTTTTTCGCTTTCTCCGCTTCGCTCGCCGCTATATCTAGCGAAACGATCTTGTTTTGGCTTTGATTGACCGAGTGGCGGTATTCATAGGCTAACGCCTCGTCGATCGTTACCGTAGCCGCGCCGATTTTGGACACCGCCACCGCCGCCGCGGTATTGGCGAAGTGCGCCGCATCCTCGATCGACGCGCCCGCTCCAAGCGCGAAACCAAGAGCGGCTAAAACCGTATCGCCCGCGCCCGTAACGTCGAAAACCTCGCGCGCGCGCGTCGGGATATGCGAGCAAGTTTCGCCGCAAACTATCATGCCGTCTTCCGAGAGCGTTATAATCGCGTAGTCTAGCCCCAGATCGCGCCTCAGGCGCGCGGCGCCCTCCTTTACGCTTTCCAGATTCGGCAAAGCGCGACCTAACGCCTCGCTCGCCTCTTTGCGATTTGGCGTGATCAGCGTCGCGCCTTTGTATTTAGAGTAATTCATACCTTTGGGATCGATCAGTATTTTTTTGTTTAGCGCCCTTGCCGTATTAATCGTAAATTGCGTTAGCGAGTCGGTCAAAACCCCCTTGCCGTAGTCGCTTAGCAGAGCTACGTCGATTTGCGGCAGGATCGTTTCGATCGCGCGTTTTAAGCTCTCTTCGCTTTGGACGGAGATCGGCTCTTTGCTTTCGTTATCAAAGCGGACGATCTGCTGGCGTTGCGCCATAACGCGAGTTTTGCGGGCGGTTTTTCGCCCCGTTTGCAAAACGATAGCGCTCGCGTCCGCTCCGTCGTTTTCCAATATGGCTTTTAACTGTTCGCCGCTTTGATCGTCTCCGATCGCGCCGACGACGTAGGTTTTCGCGCCTAGCGCTAAAAGGTTGCTTACCACGTTTCCAGCGCCGCCCAAAGCTACGCTGGTTCTTTCTATATCGACTACCGGCACGGGCGCTTCCGGACTGACGCGGCTTGTTTTGCCCCACAGATAAACGTCTAGCATAAGATCGCCGATCACGAGCGCTCGCGTAGCGGCGTTTTTTAGTTCTATCACTTGAGTTCCGACTCGTAAATCCTAACAATCTGCGGCGCGTAAGCTCCTATTCCCTTTTCAAGCCCAAAGCGCGGCTCGTAGCCCAGATCGGCTTTCGTAGCCGAAATATCCGCCTCCGTGTGCGTTTGAAAAAAGCTCCACGGATTGTCGATATACTCCACTTCCACGTTCGCTTCGAGCGTTTTGGTCAGGTTGCCGAAAATCTCGTTATACTCTCTAGCTCTCCCGCTGCCCACGTTATAAACGCCCGAAGTTTTAGCGCTTAACGCTTTGATATTAGCTTGGATTACGTCCTCTATATAGACGAAATCGCGTCTTTGCTCGCCCCATTTGAATAGTTTGGGGCGATTACCGCTTAAAATCTGCAATCCAAGCTGCAGGATCATAGAGGCGGTTTTACCCTTGTATATCTCCCGCGGACCGTAAACGTTAAAATACCTCAAGCCGATAATCGTCATATTATATGTTTTGGCGAACCTGTCGGCTATACGCTCCATAGTCAATTTTGAAAATCCATAGACGTTTTCAGGCGCTTCGCCCCTTCCAACCCTGTTTGGAGAGGGAGAGTTTCCATAAGTCCCCGCGCTGGAAGCGTATACGACTTTAGCGCCGTGCTGTTTCGCGATTTTCAGCAGATCGCTAAAAGCGTTCGCGTTAGTTTGAACGACAAGTTTTTGATCGGCTACCGTCGTATCGGAGATCGCCGCTTCGTGAAAGATATAGTCGAATTTGTAGTCGTTTAATCGCTCAAGATCAAGCCGGTTAGCTATATCGCCGGCGATTGTTTCGCCTTTGAAGCCGCGCAGATTCTTAAAATGTCCTAACAAGAAAGCGTCGAATACGACGACGCGGGCGCTCGGATAGTTATCTTGGATATGAAACGCCAAATTAGAGCCGATAAAACCGGCGCCGCCCGTAATTAAAATCGTTTTGTCGTTAAGGTCTATATCGGAATACTTCATTCTGTCGCCTTTTTGAAATAGCTGATTGTATCTAATAGGTTTTTACAAACGCGCGCGGGAATTACCTCTAGCGCCATGTTTTCGCCAATCAGAACTAGGTTTTTTACGCCCGCGCCGATCGCCGCCTCCATATCGCTCCGTTTATCGCCGATCATCCACGATTTGGACGGATCGATACTGTGATCCTTGATCGCCTGCAAAAACATTCCGCTTTTAGGTTTGCGGCAGTCGCAGCCGTCTTCGGGCGCGTGCGGGCAGTAATAAACGCCGCTAATCAAAACGTCGCGATCTTTTAACTCTTTGAGCATTCGGCGGGTAAGCGATTTGAACTCGTTCTCGCCGTATAAGCCGCGCGCGATTCCGGACTGATTGGTAACGACTACGATCTTATAATTTTTCGAGCGAGCCTCTAGCAAGAGATCGAAAATGCCGTCGCAAAAAACAAAGCGATCAAACGACGCGACGTATCCGTAATCGACGTTAATAACGCCGTCGCGATCAAGAAATAACGCCTTATTCATATTTTTGCCTTTGCCAAACGCGAATCGCATTTTACAACCGATACGTCAAACTCAAAAACAAACGTATCGCCTTTAATTTTAGGCGCTCGCTATCAAAAAACGCGAGCGCGCCGCCCGCCGCGTCCTAATCGCCGCCTACCGCGTCGGCTTGCGATTTGGCTATTAGCGCGTCGATCACCTCGTCTAAATCGCCTGAAAGCATAAGCTCCTCTAAGCGGTAGATCGTCAGTCCGATTCGGTGATCGCTAAGGCGGTTTTGCGGGAAATTATAGGTGCGGATTCGCTCGCTTCGATCGCCGCTGCCAACCTGCTTTTTTCTGTCGGCGCTTTCGGCGGCGGCTTGCTTCTCTAGCTTCGCCTCATATAGCCGCGCCTTTAGAATTTTAAGCGCCTTATCTTTGTTTTTGTGTTGGCTTTTTTCGTCTTGCATAGAGACGCTAATACCGCTCGGAATATGCGTGATTCTCACCGCCGAATCGGTTGTATTTACCGATTGCCCGCCGTGTCCGCCCGATCTAAACACGTCGATTCGTAGATCGGCGGGGTTTATCTCGACCTCCACGTCGTCGATCTCCGGCAAAATGGCGACCGTTACGGCGGAGGTGTGAACGCGCCCTTGCGCTTCGGTTTCAGGCACGCGCTGAACGCGATGCGTTCCGCCTTCAAATTTTAGACGGCTATAAACGCCTTTGCCTTTGATTAGCGCGATCGCCTCTTTGAAGCCGCCGCGATCGTTTTCGCTTAAAGAGACGATCTCGGTTTTCCAACCGCGCAGATCGGCGTAGCGGCAGTAGAGTTTGAATAGATCCGCCGCAAACAATCCAGCCTCGTCGCCGCCCGTTCCGGCGCGGATTTCCAAATAAACGTCGCGTTCGTCGTTGGGGTCTTTTGGGATTAGCAGCCGTTTGATTTCAGCTTCTAGCTCCGTTTTTTTCGCCTCCAGCGATCGCTG
The Helicobacteraceae bacterium genome window above contains:
- the rfaE1 gene encoding D-glycero-beta-D-manno-heptose-7-phosphate kinase, whose translation is MIELKNAATRALVIGDLMLDVYLWGKTSRVSPEAPVPVVDIERTSVALGGAGNVVSNLLALGAKTYVVGAIGDDQSGEQLKAILENDGADASAIVLQTGRKTARKTRVMAQRQQIVRFDNESKEPISVQSEESLKRAIETILPQIDVALLSDYGKGVLTDSLTQFTINTARALNKKILIDPKGMNYSKYKGATLITPNRKEASEALGRALPNLESVKEGAARLRRDLGLDYAIITLSEDGMIVCGETCSHIPTRAREVFDVTGAGDTVLAALGFALGAGASIEDAAHFANTAAAVAVSKIGAATVTIDEALAYEYRHSVNQSQNKIVSLDIAASEAEKAKKSGRKVVFTNGCFDLLHRGHIEYLKKSRELGDLLIVGLNSDKSVGLIKGEGRPVVCEEDRAYMLAALAFVDFVTTFDEPTPIELIKAVKPDVLTKGADYKDKKVIGSEYAKKTVFVDLVEGRSTTGVIAKISANGRTI
- the rfaD gene encoding ADP-glyceromanno-heptose 6-epimerase, producing the protein MKYSDIDLNDKTILITGGAGFIGSNLAFHIQDNYPSARVVVFDAFLLGHFKNLRGFKGETIAGDIANRLDLERLNDYKFDYIFHEAAISDTTVADQKLVVQTNANAFSDLLKIAKQHGAKVVYASSAGTYGNSPSPNRVGRGEAPENVYGFSKLTMERIADRFAKTYNMTIIGLRYFNVYGPREIYKGKTASMILQLGLQILSGNRPKLFKWGEQRRDFVYIEDVIQANIKALSAKTSGVYNVGSGRAREYNEIFGNLTKTLEANVEVEYIDNPWSFFQTHTEADISATKADLGYEPRFGLEKGIGAYAPQIVRIYESELK
- the gmhB gene encoding D-glycero-beta-D-manno-heptose 1,7-bisphosphate 7-phosphatase, whose protein sequence is MNKALFLDRDGVINVDYGYVASFDRFVFCDGIFDLLLEARSKNYKIVVVTNQSGIARGLYGENEFKSLTRRMLKELKDRDVLISGVYYCPHAPEDGCDCRKPKSGMFLQAIKDHSIDPSKSWMIGDKRSDMEAAIGAGVKNLVLIGENMALEVIPARVCKNLLDTISYFKKATE
- the prfA gene encoding peptide chain release factor 1; this translates as MLSQRIKPFIARRDEITAALADPLLGADIAKMRDLLKEQSAIAEIAEAGENYLKTVAAIEENKALLSDLDLGDLAKEEQRSLEAKKTELEAEIKRLLIPKDPNDERDVYLEIRAGTGGDEAGLFAADLFKLYCRYADLRGWKTEIVSLSENDRGGFKEAIALIKGKGVYSRLKFEGGTHRVQRVPETEAQGRVHTSAVTVAILPEIDDVEVEINPADLRIDVFRSGGHGGQSVNTTDSAVRITHIPSGISVSMQDEKSQHKNKDKALKILKARLYEAKLEKQAAAESADRKKQVGSGDRSERIRTYNFPQNRLSDHRIGLTIYRLEELMLSGDLDEVIDALIAKSQADAVGGD